A portion of the Thermoanaerobaculia bacterium genome contains these proteins:
- a CDS encoding helicase-related protein: MKYNEIPREGQTLSGTLFSEPMRVETVRPAGENQWSLGLVGVKTGKFIRVNLSEEQFCQLEVISDTPTYAGDGKLLRLALQAYALGIAYEFDPYFGLSLSRVDPLPHQLEAVYDYLLKLPQVRFLLADDAGAGKTIMAGLLIRELKLRGLVEKVLIVGPANLAFQWQRELKDKFNETFVVMKGYDVKDQYGVNQWLKQKQVITSLDLAKREDILPSLKQVRWDLVIVDEAHRMSWTPHSKKTARYALGELLSDTTDHFLLLTATPHKGDPENFSLFLQLLDRDAYADVKSIEEAMERKRAPFYIRRVKEAMVYFPQLQPDGKWAAKRIFTNRIPNSADFKIDGDEFDLYRDITRYVKFQSNRAAAQGNNARARAVGFRMALYQRRLASSIYSIRRSLERSADRMERLLKEARELILEIPPDLPSPEELEEMEEAEREKYELLLEAISLADNEEDVREEIEGLRDLAAHAQTIEDIGTEAKLSRLKDLLQQQGFMANPDQRLLVFTEFKDTLDYLVGKLTDWGFRVGCIHGGMKIGARDIPHTRLYTEQQFREGDIQVLVATEAAGEGINLQCCHILFNYDIPWNPNRLEQRMGRIHRYGQTHDCLIFNFVATNTIEGRVLKRLTEKLNEIRNALEDDAVFNVVGEILPAAHIDRVLKEYYAGKLGDEDLEERILHNVDEEHFRAICQNALEGLATRNLNLEMLLERKAKAQERRLVPETIARFIHESAEYTGLSCTLVPNQPHTFDIGRVPTTLKTYDQEPDWPHGTIAAKYPRCSTDRTTAENKNLEWVTPGHPLFEAIRQHIHTEGTKAFHLGACFHALDHEEPSRIDLYRARAVDGLGKIIHERIFAVELIADAEPTLKDPAMLGNLTLAPVPDNLPPSAHLEDASVWLDQHALQPFLQEIRQEREEEINRIAYHVDLSLTRLLEKADEEIGRAAAERDEGVQGAEGRLAQAENRHAALMARREKRREEMARQRSVTLQDVERITSILVLPHPDREAPDLTKMRPNLETEAIAMRVVMEHEEALGRQIYDVHEKNLGYDVTSLDLTSGELRLIEVKGLQAKEGTILLSPNERRVAEDRRDCYWLYVVTNCAEQPMLQEPIKDPARFPWHEVSKVQHYWLEVKAMTQPMEVRDNNHHFGSSLKEDKDQ, translated from the coding sequence TTGAAATATAACGAAATACCCCGGGAAGGCCAGACGCTTTCAGGTACCCTCTTTTCTGAACCCATGAGAGTTGAAACTGTGCGCCCGGCAGGTGAGAATCAGTGGTCTCTTGGTCTGGTGGGTGTAAAGACAGGCAAATTTATCCGTGTCAATCTATCGGAAGAACAATTCTGCCAATTGGAGGTCATATCGGACACACCGACCTATGCCGGTGATGGAAAGCTCCTTCGCCTGGCATTGCAAGCATACGCTTTGGGAATCGCGTACGAATTCGATCCCTACTTTGGCCTATCCCTATCCCGTGTCGATCCCCTTCCTCACCAGTTGGAGGCTGTATACGACTACCTTTTAAAACTCCCTCAGGTCCGTTTTCTTCTGGCCGATGACGCGGGAGCCGGAAAGACAATCATGGCAGGACTTCTCATACGGGAACTCAAACTCCGCGGTCTGGTGGAAAAAGTCCTCATCGTCGGTCCTGCCAATCTGGCCTTTCAATGGCAGCGGGAGCTGAAGGATAAATTCAACGAAACCTTTGTCGTCATGAAGGGATACGATGTAAAGGACCAGTACGGAGTTAACCAGTGGCTAAAACAAAAGCAGGTCATTACCTCACTCGACCTGGCCAAGCGTGAGGACATACTTCCAAGCCTGAAACAGGTGCGTTGGGATTTAGTCATTGTCGATGAAGCACATCGGATGTCATGGACGCCCCATTCCAAAAAGACCGCCCGATACGCCCTGGGTGAACTCCTTTCCGACACTACCGACCATTTCCTTCTTTTGACCGCCACACCCCATAAGGGTGATCCTGAGAATTTCAGCCTCTTTCTCCAACTTCTCGACCGTGATGCCTATGCCGACGTAAAGTCCATCGAAGAGGCCATGGAACGCAAGCGCGCACCCTTTTACATCCGCCGCGTGAAGGAAGCCATGGTCTACTTTCCCCAACTACAGCCGGACGGAAAATGGGCAGCGAAACGAATATTCACCAACCGAATTCCCAATTCGGCAGACTTTAAGATCGATGGCGACGAATTCGATCTCTACCGTGACATCACCCGATACGTGAAATTTCAGAGTAACCGGGCTGCCGCGCAAGGCAACAATGCGAGAGCGCGTGCCGTCGGCTTCCGTATGGCCCTCTATCAACGCAGGTTGGCTTCGTCGATTTATTCCATCCGGCGCTCCCTTGAGCGCAGTGCCGACCGAATGGAGCGGCTCCTCAAAGAAGCCCGCGAGTTAATTCTGGAAATTCCACCGGACCTTCCCTCACCAGAAGAACTCGAGGAGATGGAAGAGGCGGAACGAGAAAAATATGAGCTCCTCCTTGAGGCCATCTCTCTGGCCGACAACGAAGAGGATGTCAGGGAAGAGATCGAGGGATTACGTGACCTTGCGGCTCACGCACAGACGATTGAGGATATAGGAACCGAAGCCAAACTTTCCCGCCTCAAGGATCTCCTTCAACAGCAGGGCTTCATGGCAAACCCGGACCAGCGCCTTCTCGTCTTCACAGAATTTAAAGACACGCTGGACTATCTTGTCGGGAAACTAACCGACTGGGGCTTTCGGGTCGGATGCATTCACGGAGGCATGAAGATTGGTGCCCGAGACATTCCTCACACCCGCCTTTACACCGAGCAACAATTCCGTGAGGGCGACATTCAGGTCCTTGTCGCCACCGAGGCGGCAGGCGAAGGCATCAACCTTCAATGCTGCCATATCCTATTCAACTACGACATACCCTGGAATCCCAATCGCCTCGAACAACGCATGGGCCGAATTCACCGTTACGGCCAAACTCACGACTGCCTGATTTTCAACTTCGTTGCAACCAATACAATCGAAGGAAGGGTCCTGAAAAGACTTACAGAAAAACTCAATGAAATCCGGAATGCCCTGGAAGACGATGCGGTCTTCAATGTGGTAGGGGAAATATTGCCGGCCGCCCACATCGACCGAGTCCTCAAGGAATACTATGCCGGGAAGCTCGGGGACGAAGATCTCGAAGAGCGAATCCTCCATAACGTCGATGAGGAACATTTCCGGGCCATATGTCAGAACGCTCTCGAAGGTCTGGCAACGCGAAACCTCAACCTGGAAATGCTCCTGGAGCGAAAAGCAAAAGCCCAGGAACGTCGGCTTGTCCCAGAGACCATCGCACGTTTCATTCACGAATCCGCTGAATATACCGGCCTATCCTGTACTCTCGTACCTAATCAACCACACACCTTTGACATTGGCAGGGTCCCTACAACCCTGAAAACCTACGATCAGGAACCCGATTGGCCCCACGGTACCATCGCCGCAAAATACCCGCGATGCAGCACCGATAGAACGACGGCGGAAAACAAAAACCTTGAATGGGTAACCCCCGGCCACCCTCTCTTTGAGGCCATCAGGCAACACATCCACACCGAGGGAACAAAGGCCTTCCACCTTGGAGCATGTTTCCACGCCCTTGACCATGAGGAACCCAGTCGAATTGACCTCTACAGAGCCAGAGCTGTCGACGGTCTGGGGAAAATAATCCACGAAAGGATCTTTGCCGTTGAACTCATTGCCGATGCTGAACCGACGCTGAAGGACCCAGCCATGCTGGGCAACCTGACACTTGCACCGGTGCCTGACAACCTTCCGCCGTCGGCCCACCTGGAGGATGCCTCGGTGTGGCTTGACCAACACGCCTTGCAACCTTTTCTCCAGGAGATTCGTCAAGAACGGGAAGAAGAAATCAACCGCATCGCCTATCATGTAGACTTATCCTTAACGCGACTGTTGGAAAAAGCCGATGAAGAAATCGGGCGTGCGGCGGCAGAACGGGACGAAGGCGTGCAGGGGGCCGAAGGGCGCCTTGCACAGGCGGAAAACCGCCACGCTGCTCTCATGGCCCGACGGGAAAAGCGGCGTGAAGAGATGGCACGACAGAGATCCGTCACTCTGCAGGATGTTGAACGCATCACATCGATTCTTGTCCTTCCCCATCCTGATCGCGAGGCGCCGGACCTGACCAAAATGCGCCCCAACCTGGAGACAGAAGCCATCGCCATGCGCGTCGTCATGGAACATGAAGAGGCACTCGGCCGCCAAATCTACGATGTTCATGAAAAGAATCTTGGGTACGACGTTACCAGCCTTGATTTAACATCAGGGGAGCTACGCCTCATTGAAGTCAAGGGGCTCCAGGCAAAGGAAGGCACGATTCTCCTATCCCCCAACGAGCGTCGCGTTGCGGAGGACCGAAGAGACTGCTACTGGCTTTACGTGGTAACCAATTGCGCGGAACAGCCAATGCTGCAAGAACCCATCAAAGATCCTGCACGCTTTCCCTGGCATGAAGTTTCCAAAGTTCAACACTACTGGCTGGAGGTTAAGGCGATGACACAACCGATGGAGGTGAGGGACAATAATCATCACTTTGGATCCTCCCTCAAGGAGGACAAGGATCAATGA